A region of Silurus meridionalis isolate SWU-2019-XX chromosome 13, ASM1480568v1, whole genome shotgun sequence DNA encodes the following proteins:
- the wee1 gene encoding wee1-like protein kinase produces MSFSCRRHADFSPNRPIRQKLQFSNSDGEEDSIEEANNSTGAESGFTELDSPLSLRRSSTDKRPDELNSSPLSRTRDDDDAESWDEEGFGSPSHLKVSFCVKGSPSPRKSPRAYDSSPERTCVQDDAEGSSSPVPDCPDTPPHKTFRKLRLFDTPHTPKSLLSRARTSGSTSRRVALFKNVDSKGKASLDGRRNQTPLVNINPFTPDSVVVQSSAQQRNNRKRSHWNDSCGEDMEASDAEIEEDIIPPSKRITMMESNMMSRYASEFHELEKIGSGQFGSVYKCVKRLDGCIYAIKRSKKPLAGSVDEQNALREVYAHAVLGQHPHVVRYYSAWAEDDHMLIQNEYCNGGTLSDAIAENYRCMHFLSELELKDLLLQVSRGLKYIHSTALVHMDIKPSNIFISRKSAVSVEEFEDEEDGPSTNVVYKIGDLGHVTRVTNPQVEEGDSRYLANEVLQEDYSNLTKADIFALALTVVSASGAEPLPTNGEQWHNIRQGILPHIPQVLSQEFLSLLKLMIHPDPTQRPSTSDLIKHPVLLTASRMNADQLRVELNAEKFKNALLQKELKKAQLAKAAAEERVLSTDRVLTRSTIQSSSRSSRLIGKKMNRSLSLTIY; encoded by the exons ATGAGTTTCAGCTGCCGACGGCACGCAGACTTTTCCCCAAACCGACCCATTCGCCAGAAGCTGCAGTTCTCGAACAGCGACGGCGAAGAGGACAGTATCGAGGAGGCCAACAACAGCACCGGGGCCGAGTCCGGCTTCACCGAGCTGGATTCTCCGCTGTCCCTGCGGCGAAGCAGCACGGACAAGCGACCCGACGAGTTGAACAGCAGCCCGCTGAGCCGGACCCGAGACGACGATGACGCCGAGTCTTGGGACGAGGAAGGCTTCGGCTCTCCGTCCCATCTGAAAGTGAGTTTCTGTGTGAAAGGCTCGCCATCGCCGAGGAAGAGTCCGCGCGCCTACGACAGCTCGCCGGAGCGGACGTGCGTCCAGGACGACGCGGAGGGTTCGAGCTCACCCGTTCCCGACTGCCCTGATACGCCACCCCATAAAACCTTCAGGAAACTGCGGCTGTTCGACACTCCACATACCCCGAAG AGTCTGCTGTCCAGAGCCAGGACTTCGGGCTCTACGAGCAGGAGAGTCGCTCTCTTCAAGAATGTGGATTCCAAAGGAAAGGCGAGTCTCGACGGAAGGCGAAACCAAACACCTCTGGTCAACATTAACCCCTTCACCCCGGACTCGGTGGTCGTCCAGTCATCAGCTCAACAAAGAAACAATAGAAAGCGCTCTCACTGGAATGA CTCCTGTGGAGAGGACATGGAGGCCAGTGATGCTGAGATTGAGGAGGATATTATTCCACCTTCAAAg AGAATTACAATGATGGAGAGTAACATGATGTCCAGATATGCATCAGAGTTCCATGAACTTGAAAAGATTGGTTCTGGGCAGTTTGGCTCTGTGtacaaatgtgtaaaaagaTTAGATGGCTGCATCTATGCAATTAAGCGTTCCAAGAAACCTTTGGCAGGATCTGTGGATGA GCAAAATGCACTTCGTGAGGTCTATGCACATGCAGTTCTCGGACAACACCCTCATGTGGTGAGATATTATTCTGCCTGGGCTGAAGATGACCACATGCTGATCCAGAATGAATACTGCAATGGTGGCACCTTGTCTGATGCTATTGCTGAGAACTACAGATGCATGCACTTTCTGTCTGAGCTGGAACTGAAGGACTTGTTGCTGCAGGTCTCTCGCGGACTCAAGTACATCCACTCGACAGCGCTTGTGCACATGGACATTAAGCCAA gtaaCATATTTATTTCAAGGAAGTCTGCAGTGAGTGTTGAGGAGTTTGAAGATGAGGAAGATGGGCCCAGCACTAATGTGGTATACAAAATAG GTGACCTAGGCCATGTGACCAGGGTGACCAATCCACAGGTTGAGGAGGGTGATAGTCGATACCTGGCTAACGAAGTTCTTCAGGAG GATTATAGTAACCTGACTAAGGCAGATATCTTTGCTTTGGCTCTGACTGTCGTCAGTGCATCTGGAGCCGAGCCTCTGCCAACAAATGGGGAACAATGGCACAACATCCGACAGGGAATCCTACCCCACATCCCACAAGTGCTCTCGCAAGAATTTTTAAGTCtattaaag CTCATGATTCATCCTGACCCTACACAACGGCCATCAACCTCTGACCTCATTAAGCACCCTGTTCTACTGACAGCCTCAAGGATGAATGCTGATCAGTTGCGTGTGGAACTTAATGCAGAGAAATTCAAGAATGCCCTGCTCCAAAA GGAGCTAAAAAAAGCCCAGCTTGCTAAAGCTGCAGCAGAAGAAAGAGTTCTGTCTACAGACAGAGTCCTGACACGTTCCACAATCCAGTCCAGCTCCAGAAGCTCTCGGCTTATCGGGAAAAAGATGAACCGCTCTCTAAGCCTCACAATTTACTAA
- the znf143b gene encoding zinc finger protein 143, whose translation MLLAQVNRDTQNMEFQSVDGDPQQVTLCLAEAVTVGDTDHIEAMDTVSLQAVTLVDGSTAYIQHSPKDKIMEGQVIQLEDGSAAYVQHLPMPKAGAEGLRLEDGQTVQLEDGTTAYIHAPKDTYDQGGLQAVQLEDGTTAYIQHMPQSSTILAIQADGTVADLQAEGTIDPDTISVLEQYSAKMEGTECGTGLLSRGDTDGSVHMQIVLQGQESRSPRVQHIGEKAFRCEHEGCGKLYTTAHHLKVHERSHTGDKPYTCDHLGCGKKFATGYGLKSHVRTHTGEKPYRCQELNCLKSFKTSGDLQKHTRTHTGEKPFKCPFEGCGRSFTTSNIRKVHIRTHTGERPYYCSEPNCGRAFASATNYKNHMRIHTGEKPYVCTVPGCDKRFTEYSSLYKHHVVHTPCKPYNCNHCGKTYKQISTLAMHKRTAHNDTEPIEEEQEAYFEPPTEAIDDPALTFTPTVVEDDGGSEQVSAGTEIMSQQHVALISQDGTQQVFSQADVQAMSGTITMVTQEGTTITIPAHEAMLSHGEGHSVTMVSADGTEGQVAIVTPDLSVFQTEDGDLVQEQQRPVVSTSPHPVTLLATSNGTHIAVQLSDQPSLEEAIRIASRIQQGETPGLDD comes from the exons ATGCTCTTGGCCCAGGTGAATCGGGACACCCAGAACATGGAGTTCCAAAGCGTAGATGGTGATCCACAGCAGGTCACTCTTTGCCTCGCTGAGGCTGTGACGGTTGGAG ACACTGACCACATTGAGGCAATGGATACAGTGAGCTTGCAGGCAGTGACACTGGTAGATGGCTCCACTGCATACATACAGCACAGCCCTAAAG ataagataatgGAAGGACAGGTGATCCAGTTGGAGGATGGATCTGCGGCGTATGTGCAGCACTTACCAATGCCGAAAGCAG GTGCAGAAGGTCTAAGACTAGAGGATGGCCAAACTGTGCAACTAGAGGATGGAACAACAGCCTACATTCACGCACCCAAAG ACACATATGATCAGGGTGGATTACAGGCTGTCCAGTTGGAGGATGGTACAACTGCCTACATCCAGCACATGCCCCAGTCGAGCACCATATTGGCTATTCAGGCTGATGGCACAGTGGCAGACCTGCAAGCAGAGGGAACCATTGACCCTGACACCATTAGTGTGCTGGAACAGTATTCTGCCAAG ATGGAGGGAACAGAATGTGGCACAGGGCTGCTCAGTAGAGGCGACACTGATGGCAGTGTACATATGCAG ATTGTACTCCAGGGTCAAGAAAGCAGGTCTCCAAGAGTGCAGCATATTGGGGAAAAAGCTTTTCGATGTGAACATGAGGGCTGTGGAAAACTCTACACAACAGCGCATCATTTGAAG GTACATGAGCGATCACATACTGGGGATAAACCATACACATGTGACCATCTGGGTTGTGGAAAAAAGTTTGCGACTG GATATGGCTTAAAAAGTCATGTTCGAACACACACTGGTGAAAAACCATATCGCTGTCAGGAGCTCAACTGCCTTAAGTCTTTCAAGACATCTGGAGacctacaaaaacacacaagaacacacaccg GGGAGAAGCCCTTCAAGTGCCCATTTGAAGGTTGTGGAAGATCTTTCACCACCTCAAATATCAGAAAGGTTCACATTCGAACACACACTGGCGAGAGGCCGTACTACTGCTCTGAACCCAACTGTGGAAGAGCCTTTGCTAGTGCTACCAACTACAAAAACCACATGAGAATCCACACAG GTGAGAAGCCATATGTGTGCACAGTACCTGGCTGTGACAAGCGCTTCACTGAGTACTCAAGTCTTTACAAGCATCATGTAGTCCATACTCCGTGCAAGCCCTACAACTGCAACCACTGCGGGAAGACCTACAAGCAGATCTCCACATTAGCTATGCACAAACGCACAGCACATAATGATACCGAGCCCAttgaggaggagcaggaggccTACTTTGAGCCACCAACAG aggccATTGATGACCCTGCACTAACATTTACCCCTACTGTAGTGGAGGATGATGGCGGATCAGAGCAGGTTTCAGCAGGAACAGAGATCATGAGTCAGCAGCACGTAGCACTCATATCTCAAGACGGCACACAGCAG GTTTTTTCTCAGGCAGACGTTCAAGCGATGAGTGGCACAATAACGATGGTAACACAAGAAGGAACGACTATAACCATCCCTGCCCATGAGGCAATGCTTTCTCATGGAGAAGGTCATTCTGTCACTATGGTTTCTGCAGATGGCACAGAGGGACAG gTAGCAATTGTGACACCAGATCTGTCTGTGTTCCAGACTGAGGATGGAGATCTGGTGCAGGAGCAGCAGCGGCCAGTGGTATCCACCAGCCCACATCCAGTTACTCTGTTGGCTACCTCTAATGGCACACACATTGCTGtacag CTTAGCGACCAGCCTTCACTGGAGGAGGCCATCAGAATCGCATCACGCATTCAACAAGGAGAAACCCCAGGCCTAGATGATTAA
- the c13h11orf16 gene encoding uncharacterized protein C11orf16 homolog produces the protein MYQHSDSQSVIPVLLGNDRNITYILDTSEAMATVLGKVKNMIIQSLLTKASLRNSLFNIISISYKITSLSEHMIPCAPDTVYQALSWIHTLRTSPGNDLLTALITAFSDPACQSVHLVTNSLPDNPEQCLNALSAITARPVHTFYISEKPDLDRNILDFLKCLTSATKGSCYRLSLNSNDSAEQVNPSVALLHSSEHQTQHFSCSGDRCQVSSSKPFHPVCISPYWCSMGNRFSVTPCVLGKLARGQEFFSGCRVLARREIDGFYYLGTIVHQLQDRGGLFMVTFDTCLPKDETMMETVSSQLICQSDMLNITQAHTHNIVPGDTVLAPWEPQMNRYGPGRVVSGMEVRDPLKGGVGDGLVVLFWNEIRSHIPKNLAVWIPASLHERIIRELQSNVFRASCLNHSHCNHINWSPVCCLNHTNHYPSTTPSMCFCPVTSYPFSNQCLLINNEWKGQEIKTDQLKKLTTSQEMDNDLSSLDSSEDEKEVANEKQPELVSRSVNTEISCLKKVHTEPHIRPTWRYWKRGSPEPHHKKPGHIVKPPNPGDSSIGINIDSGYSSSSFSTTNHSSVFEMVPHSLRRGVTVREVFGGTLPKPLSEAPSPLAFAVNKLSTEPR, from the exons ATGTATCAGCATTCTGACAGTCAAAGTGTCATCCCTGTGCTGCTTGGAAATGACAGGAATATCACATATATACTGGACACTTCTGAGGCAATGGCTACAGTTCtgggaaaagtaaaaaatatgatCATTCAAAGTCTGCTTACTAAGGCGTCTCTCAGAAACTCCCTCTTCAATATCATCAGCATTTCATATAAG ATAACATCATTGTCTGAGCACATGATTCCTTGTGCACCAGATACTGTGTACCAGGCCCTCAGCTGGATCCATACTCTCAGGACAAGCCCTGGAAATGACCTCCTTACTGCCCTCATCACAGCATTTTCTGATCCTGCCTGTCAGTCTGTTCACCTAGTGACAAACAGCCTCCCAGACAACCCGGAGCAATGCTTAAATGCTTTATCTGCCATCACAGCACGCCCTGTACATACCTTCTACATATCAGAAAAGCCAGATTTGGACAGGAACATTTTGGATTTCCtaaaatgtttgacctctgccACTAAAGGGAGTTGTTACAGACTGTCTCTAAACTCTAATGACTCAGCTGAGCAGGTGAACCCCTCG GTAGCGCTGTTGCACTCATCAGAACACCAGACTCAACATTTTTCATGCTCAGGGGACAGATGTCAGGTCTCATCCAGCAAACCATTTCATCCAGTCTGCATCTCACCATACTG GTGTTCCATGGGAAATCGTTTTAGTGTGACACCATGTGTTTTAGGGAAGCTAGCAAGAGGGCAAGAGTTTTTCTCAGGTTGCCGTGTGTTAGCACGAAGAGAGATAGATGGATTCTACTACTTGGGGACAATTGTACATCAGCTACAG GACAGAGGAGGACTCTTTATGGTGACTTTTGATACGTGTTTGCCCAAAGATGAAACCATGATGGAAACGGTATCATCTCAGTTAATATGCCAATCTGACATGCTGAATATAACTcaggcacatacacacaatatagtGCCAGGAGACACTGTATTAGCTCCCTGGGAACCTCAGATGAACCGATATGGACCCGGAAGAGTAGTTTCTGGCATGGAAGTAAGAGATCCTTTAAAGG GTGGAGTGGGAGATGGACTAGTAGTGCTGTTTTGGAATGAAATCAGATCGCACATTCCAAAAAACCTGGCTGTGTGGATACCTGCTTCTCTCCATGAGCGAATAATAAGGGAACTGCAATCTAATGTGTTCAGAGCAAGCTGCTTAAACCACAGCCACTGTAATCACATTAACTGGTCACCAGTCTGCTGCTTAAACCACACAAATCACTATCCTTCAACAACTCCCTCAATGTGCTTTTGCCCAGTCACGAGCTATCCCTTCTCTAACCAATGTCTGCTCATTAACAATGAATGGAAAGGGCAGGAAATTAAAACTGACCAACTAAAGAAGCTGACAACTTCTCAGGAGATGGACAATGATTTGTCTTCCTTAGACTCAAGTGAAGATGAGAAAGAGGTTGCAAATGAAAAACAGCCAGAGCTAGTGAGTCGCTCAGTGAACACAGAAATATCATGTCTGAAAAAGGTCCATACTGAGCCACATATTAGACCAACTTGGAGGTATTGGAAAAGAGGATCCCCAGAGCCACACCACAAAAAACCAG ggcacATTGTTAAGCCTCCAAATCCAGGTGATTCTTCCATTGGAATAAACATTGATTCTGGATATTCTTCATCCAGTTTTTCAACTACAAATCACAGTTCAGTATTTGAAATGGTTCCCCATTCATTAAGAAGAGGTGTAACAGTAAGAGAGGTATTTGGTGGGACTTTACCAAAACCACTTTCTGAAGCACCATCTCCATTGGCTTTTGCAGTAAATAAACTTTCAACTGAACCAAGATAA
- the akip1 gene encoding A-kinase-interacting protein 1 isoform X1: MSLARMIPVSRWKAIMAGRCWLEASLDRSSKLGLEVLQKAKRRSKTWRSGGSSCTRRDTSHAEVLDHSAAHMTLDNAFAKIVECMSETSHQCKRFYSSASAAELHQQEQTHVCRFHSKRLLQTSSQIQTTALTSKRVYSTGLSEPEDFLIEVSPGTYAVTAAMQDAGPQTRVVHIDAGESMRLTFDL; this comes from the exons ATGTCTCTTGCGCGCATGATTCCTGTGAGCAGGTGGAAAGCGATCATGGCAGGTCGGTGCTGGCTGGAGGCTTCACTTGATCGTTCATCTAAACTCGGACTTGAGGTGTTACAAAAAGCCAAAAGACGATCAAAAACCTGGAGGAGCGGAGGCTCATCCTGCACTCGCCGGGATACATCACATGCAGAG GTTCTGGATCACTCTGCTGCCCACATGACCCTGGATAATGCTTTTGCAAAAATAGTGGAGTGCATGTCTGAAACTAGTCATCAGTGCAAG AGGTTTTATAGTTCTGCAAGTGCAGCCGAGCTTCATCAACAAGAGCAAACCCATGTGTGTCGCTTTCACTCAAAGCGGCTTCTCCAGACTTCCAGTCAAATTCAAACCACTGCTTTAACCTCCAAAAGAGTTTATTCCACT GGTTTGTCTGAGCCAGAGGATTTCTTGATTGAAGTATCTCCAGGCACTTATGCTGTCACAGCAGCAATGCAGGATGCAGGCCCACAGACCCGAGTGGTGCACATCGATGCAGGGGAGAGCATGAGACTCACATTcgacctctga
- the akip1 gene encoding A-kinase-interacting protein 1 isoform X2 — protein sequence MAGRCWLEASLDRSSKLGLEVLQKAKRRSKTWRSGGSSCTRRDTSHAEVLDHSAAHMTLDNAFAKIVECMSETSHQCKRFYSSASAAELHQQEQTHVCRFHSKRLLQTSSQIQTTALTSKRVYSTGLSEPEDFLIEVSPGTYAVTAAMQDAGPQTRVVHIDAGESMRLTFDL from the exons ATGGCAGGTCGGTGCTGGCTGGAGGCTTCACTTGATCGTTCATCTAAACTCGGACTTGAGGTGTTACAAAAAGCCAAAAGACGATCAAAAACCTGGAGGAGCGGAGGCTCATCCTGCACTCGCCGGGATACATCACATGCAGAG GTTCTGGATCACTCTGCTGCCCACATGACCCTGGATAATGCTTTTGCAAAAATAGTGGAGTGCATGTCTGAAACTAGTCATCAGTGCAAG AGGTTTTATAGTTCTGCAAGTGCAGCCGAGCTTCATCAACAAGAGCAAACCCATGTGTGTCGCTTTCACTCAAAGCGGCTTCTCCAGACTTCCAGTCAAATTCAAACCACTGCTTTAACCTCCAAAAGAGTTTATTCCACT GGTTTGTCTGAGCCAGAGGATTTCTTGATTGAAGTATCTCCAGGCACTTATGCTGTCACAGCAGCAATGCAGGATGCAGGCCCACAGACCCGAGTGGTGCACATCGATGCAGGGGAGAGCATGAGACTCACATTcgacctctga